In Amycolatopsis jiangsuensis, the following proteins share a genomic window:
- a CDS encoding response regulator, whose protein sequence is MITIMLVDDHPVVREGLRGMLEAEADLTVVGEAGSGDEAVALDRVKQPDVVLMDLRMPGLDGVGAIRAILAETPARRIVVLTTYETDADILRAVEAGAAGYLLKDASRTELAGAIRAAARGETVLAPSVAGRLVHRMRNPEPVSPLSPREVEVLRLVAKGLTNAEIGRALHIGEATVKTHLLRVFAKLEVSDRTAAVTTALDRALLG, encoded by the coding sequence ATGATCACGATCATGCTCGTGGACGACCATCCCGTGGTCCGCGAAGGCCTGCGCGGGATGCTCGAAGCCGAGGCGGACCTCACTGTCGTCGGCGAAGCCGGTTCCGGTGACGAAGCAGTGGCGCTGGACCGCGTGAAGCAGCCGGACGTGGTGCTGATGGACCTGCGAATGCCCGGCCTGGACGGGGTCGGGGCCATCCGCGCGATCCTCGCCGAGACACCCGCGCGACGAATCGTCGTGCTGACCACTTACGAAACCGACGCCGACATCCTGCGCGCTGTGGAAGCTGGTGCGGCCGGCTACCTGCTGAAGGACGCTTCGCGCACCGAGCTGGCCGGGGCGATCCGCGCGGCGGCGCGTGGCGAAACCGTGCTGGCGCCGTCGGTCGCGGGCAGGCTGGTGCACCGGATGCGGAATCCGGAACCGGTGTCCCCGCTGTCCCCGCGGGAGGTCGAAGTGCTCCGGCTGGTGGCGAAAGGACTGACCAACGCCGAGATCGGCCGCGCTCTCCACATCGGTGAAGCGACCGTGAAAACCCATCTGCTGCGGGTGTTCGCCAAACTCGAGGTGTCCGACCGCACGGCGGCGGTGACGACTGCGCTGGACCGGGCTCTGCTCGGCTGA
- a CDS encoding sensor histidine kinase, which produces MDERSTVNRTDDAWRRSYWAWEVLFAVACVATALLVLFDDPAPAAKAVADGAIAAMALGYLVTGRHIVQGEDNGTARVLASTALLLLTATAIFAATTASFVLFFTAPLLFMLLELRPAVVATTLLILCEPASAVLAGGWDSPNLVILLPMTAILLVFSVLAGKFTSDVLRESSERARLIRELEESQAEVERLSHEAGTAAERERLAREIHDTLAQGFTSIVALTQAIESELDTDPAAVRKHLALAGATARENLAEARTMVAALTPSELATGSLPDAVRRQVNRLAEETGIAVECEVDSVLPPLRTATEVVLLRAAQEALANVRKHARASRVHVRLSAVDGTVRLRVDDDGCGFSSQAPTSGFGLRGMRSRAETVGGRLTVRAGESGGTGLELEVPA; this is translated from the coding sequence GTGGACGAACGAAGTACGGTGAACCGCACGGACGACGCCTGGCGGCGTTCGTACTGGGCCTGGGAGGTGCTGTTCGCGGTCGCCTGCGTGGCGACCGCGCTCCTGGTGCTCTTCGACGATCCGGCGCCGGCGGCCAAGGCGGTCGCCGACGGCGCGATCGCGGCAATGGCGCTCGGCTACCTGGTGACCGGGCGGCACATCGTGCAGGGAGAGGACAACGGCACGGCCCGGGTCCTCGCCTCGACCGCGCTGCTCCTGCTCACCGCCACCGCGATCTTCGCGGCCACCACCGCCAGCTTCGTGCTGTTCTTCACCGCTCCGCTGCTGTTCATGCTGCTGGAGCTGCGCCCGGCAGTGGTGGCGACGACGCTGCTGATCCTGTGTGAACCGGCCTCGGCGGTCCTCGCCGGTGGCTGGGACTCCCCGAACCTGGTCATCCTGCTGCCGATGACCGCCATCCTCCTGGTTTTCAGCGTGCTGGCCGGCAAGTTCACCAGCGACGTGCTGCGGGAGAGCAGCGAGCGGGCCCGGCTGATCCGCGAACTCGAGGAGAGCCAGGCGGAGGTCGAGCGGCTCTCGCACGAGGCGGGCACCGCGGCCGAACGGGAGCGGCTGGCTCGCGAGATCCACGACACGCTGGCACAGGGCTTCACCAGCATCGTCGCGTTGACCCAGGCGATCGAGTCCGAACTGGACACCGACCCGGCCGCGGTGCGCAAGCATCTGGCGCTGGCCGGGGCGACCGCGCGGGAGAACCTGGCCGAAGCACGCACGATGGTCGCCGCGTTGACACCGTCCGAATTGGCCACCGGCTCGCTGCCGGATGCCGTACGGCGTCAGGTGAACCGGCTGGCCGAGGAGACCGGTATCGCCGTCGAGTGCGAAGTGGACAGTGTGCTGCCGCCACTGCGCACCGCGACCGAGGTCGTGTTGCTGCGGGCGGCGCAGGAGGCGCTGGCCAACGTCCGCAAGCACGCCAGAGCGTCCCGGGTGCACGTGCGCCTGTCCGCCGTGGACGGAACAGTACGGTTGCGTGTGGACGATGACGGCTGCGGTTTCTCCTCGCAGGCACCCACTTCCGGCTTCGGGTTACGCGGGATGCGCTCTCGGGCCGAAACGGTGGGCGGTCGGCTGACCGTGCGGGCGGGCGAGAGCGGCGGCACCGGGCTGGAACTGGAGGTGCCCGCATGA
- a CDS encoding ABC transporter permease, producing the protein MTTTAPVPGPLSLGLARGSFELRQFFRNREQVVFTFTLPAVLMVLLGSILDGPTTQAGLSSGQLLAAGMIGAGIVSTSFTSVGIGIAADRETGALKRLRGTPMPPAAYFIGKVVMVAVTSVAQTVLMAAVAMLLFGLELPTDPEKWLTLLWVLVLGIVSSTLLGIAISSLTRTANGTVAVVQLVYLVLQFISGVFITPITTLPKIMVDIASFFPLKWICQGFRSVFLPPEAATQEMAGTWELPMVALVLGVWCVAGLLLARVTFRWTNEVR; encoded by the coding sequence GTGACCACGACCGCACCCGTTCCCGGCCCGCTGAGCCTCGGCCTCGCCCGCGGCTCGTTCGAGCTGCGGCAGTTCTTCCGAAATCGCGAGCAGGTGGTGTTCACCTTCACCCTGCCCGCGGTGCTGATGGTGCTGCTCGGCTCCATCCTCGACGGCCCGACCACACAGGCCGGGCTGTCCTCGGGGCAGCTGCTCGCGGCCGGCATGATCGGCGCCGGCATCGTGTCCACCTCGTTCACCAGCGTCGGCATCGGCATCGCCGCGGATCGGGAGACGGGTGCGCTGAAACGGCTGCGTGGCACGCCGATGCCCCCGGCGGCATACTTCATCGGCAAGGTGGTCATGGTCGCGGTGACCAGCGTGGCGCAGACCGTGCTGATGGCCGCGGTGGCCATGCTGCTGTTCGGCCTGGAGCTGCCAACGGACCCGGAGAAGTGGCTGACGCTGCTGTGGGTACTGGTGCTCGGCATCGTGTCCTCGACGCTGCTCGGGATCGCGATCAGCTCGCTGACCCGTACCGCCAACGGCACGGTGGCCGTGGTGCAGCTGGTGTACCTGGTGCTGCAGTTCATCTCCGGGGTTTTCATCACCCCGATCACCACCCTGCCGAAGATCATGGTCGACATCGCGTCCTTCTTCCCGCTGAAATGGATCTGCCAGGGCTTCCGGTCGGTGTTCCTGCCGCCGGAGGCCGCAACCCAGGAGATGGCGGGGACATGGGAACTGCCGATGGTCGCACTCGTTCTCGGCGTGTGGTGCGTGGCCGGGCTCCTGCTCGCGAGGGTGACGTTCCGGTGGACGAACGAAGTACGGTGA
- a CDS encoding ABC transporter ATP-binding protein — translation MSTAVRVRGLRKEYPDHLAVAGIDLDIRHGEVFALLGPNGAGKTTTVEILEGHRRRTGGEARVLGEDPGSAGRAWRARLGIVLQTATDAAELTVRETVRHFARYYPNFRNPEEVIEQVGLSAKAGARVRSLSGGQRRRVDVALGIVGRPELLFLDEPTTGFDPEARRQFWTLIDGLADDGTTIVLTTHYLDEVEALADRLAVLAGGGLVAEGTPATLGGRERADAIVRWTDERGNHEERTAFPAKLVTQLSGDGRELAGLTVTRPSLEDVYLDLIGEKP, via the coding sequence ATGAGCACAGCGGTGCGAGTGCGCGGACTGCGCAAGGAGTACCCGGACCACCTCGCGGTGGCCGGAATCGATCTGGACATCCGCCACGGCGAGGTGTTCGCCCTCCTCGGCCCGAACGGGGCGGGCAAGACGACGACCGTGGAAATTCTGGAAGGACACCGGCGACGTACCGGTGGCGAGGCGCGCGTGCTGGGCGAGGACCCCGGCAGCGCGGGCCGGGCGTGGCGGGCGCGCCTCGGCATCGTGCTGCAGACGGCCACCGACGCGGCCGAGCTGACCGTGCGGGAGACCGTGCGCCACTTCGCGAGGTACTACCCGAACTTCCGTAACCCGGAGGAGGTGATCGAGCAGGTCGGGCTGAGCGCGAAGGCGGGGGCGCGGGTCAGGTCGCTGTCCGGCGGGCAACGCCGGCGGGTGGACGTGGCACTCGGCATCGTGGGCCGTCCGGAGCTGCTCTTCCTCGACGAGCCGACCACCGGCTTCGACCCGGAGGCCCGGCGGCAGTTCTGGACGCTGATCGACGGACTCGCCGACGACGGCACCACCATCGTGCTCACCACCCACTACCTCGACGAGGTCGAGGCGCTGGCCGACCGGCTCGCGGTGCTCGCCGGCGGCGGGCTCGTCGCGGAGGGGACCCCGGCAACGCTGGGCGGGCGCGAACGGGCCGATGCCATCGTGCGGTGGACCGACGAGCGCGGAAACCACGAGGAGCGCACCGCGTTCCCCGCGAAGCTCGTCACGCAGCTTTCCGGCGACGGCAGGGAGCTCGCCGGCCTCACCGTGACGCGGCCCAGCCTGGAGGACGTCTACCTGGACCTGATCGGGGAGAAACCGTGA
- a CDS encoding SDR family oxidoreductase produces the protein MSHKQVIASDGVRLSVRVRGVPDGPTVVLVHGYPDNSSLWDGVVADLGRRHRVVTYDVRGAGESDKPRLRRAYLLDQLVDDLAAVVDEVQPRGRVHLLAHDWGSIQAWHAVTGDRLRGRIASYTSISGPSLDHAGAWFRDQLSSPSPKRLVNALRQFLHSYYILLFQLPVLPELMWRTGAMRALIGRLEPDEKAPSVADGVHGLKLYRANMGSRMARPDPRPAEIPVQVLAPTGDAYVTTPLQTEVQRWVPDLWIRRVVGSHWVARGKPEVIAAAAAELVAYVETGEESRALKRARTGNPMRGRFAHQLVVVTGAGSGIGRETALAFAAEGADVVVTDLNADTAEETAKLVQEKGSAAGSYTVDSSDGEAVARFAGQVAADFGVPDIVVNNAGIGMSGSFTDTTVEDWEKVVDVNLWGVIHGCRAFAPMMKERAEGGQIVNLASAAAYLPSKILTAYGTTKAAVLALSNGLRAELAAEGIGVTAVCPGIVNTNITGTTRFVGVDAEEQRRRQKASSKLYARRNFGPEKVARDILRAVEKNIAVQPSTPEAKVAYVLSRLTPGLLRAAAKLDVTP, from the coding sequence ATGTCTCACAAGCAGGTGATCGCCAGTGACGGTGTCCGCCTCTCGGTCCGGGTGCGCGGGGTGCCGGACGGGCCGACTGTCGTGCTCGTGCACGGCTACCCGGACAACAGCTCGCTGTGGGACGGCGTGGTCGCGGACCTGGGGCGACGACACCGCGTGGTGACTTACGACGTGCGCGGGGCCGGTGAGTCGGACAAGCCGCGGCTGCGCCGTGCGTACCTGCTCGACCAGCTCGTGGACGACCTGGCCGCGGTGGTGGACGAGGTCCAGCCCCGGGGCCGGGTGCACCTGCTCGCGCACGACTGGGGCTCGATCCAGGCCTGGCACGCGGTCACCGGTGACCGGCTGCGCGGGCGGATCGCCTCCTACACCTCGATTTCCGGGCCGAGCCTCGACCACGCCGGCGCCTGGTTCCGCGACCAGCTCAGCAGCCCGTCACCGAAGCGGCTGGTGAACGCGCTGCGGCAGTTCCTGCACTCGTACTACATCCTGCTCTTCCAGCTTCCGGTGCTCCCGGAACTGATGTGGCGCACCGGGGCGATGCGGGCGCTGATCGGCCGGCTGGAACCGGACGAGAAGGCGCCCTCGGTCGCGGACGGCGTGCACGGCTTGAAGCTCTACCGCGCCAACATGGGTTCGCGGATGGCCCGGCCGGACCCGCGTCCCGCGGAAATCCCGGTGCAGGTGCTCGCGCCGACCGGCGACGCCTACGTGACCACCCCGCTGCAGACCGAGGTCCAGCGCTGGGTGCCGGACCTGTGGATCCGGCGGGTCGTCGGCTCGCACTGGGTCGCGCGTGGCAAGCCGGAAGTGATCGCCGCCGCGGCGGCCGAACTGGTTGCCTACGTGGAAACCGGCGAGGAAAGCCGGGCGCTGAAACGGGCGCGGACGGGGAACCCGATGCGTGGTCGTTTTGCGCATCAGCTCGTCGTGGTCACCGGTGCGGGCAGCGGCATCGGCCGGGAGACAGCGCTGGCCTTCGCTGCCGAAGGGGCCGATGTCGTGGTGACCGACCTCAATGCGGACACCGCCGAAGAGACCGCGAAACTGGTGCAGGAAAAGGGATCCGCCGCGGGTTCGTACACAGTGGACTCTTCTGACGGAGAAGCGGTGGCGCGGTTCGCCGGGCAGGTGGCCGCCGATTTCGGCGTCCCCGACATCGTGGTGAACAACGCGGGAATCGGCATGTCCGGCTCCTTCACCGACACGACTGTCGAGGACTGGGAAAAGGTCGTGGACGTGAACCTGTGGGGAGTGATCCACGGCTGCCGCGCCTTCGCCCCGATGATGAAGGAACGTGCCGAGGGCGGGCAGATCGTGAACCTCGCGTCTGCCGCGGCCTACCTGCCGTCGAAGATTCTGACCGCCTATGGCACCACGAAAGCGGCGGTGCTGGCGCTGAGCAACGGCTTGCGTGCGGAGCTGGCGGCCGAGGGCATCGGGGTCACGGCGGTGTGCCCCGGCATCGTGAACACCAACATCACCGGCACGACCCGGTTCGTCGGCGTGGACGCCGAGGAACAGCGGCGGCGGCAGAAGGCGTCCTCGAAGCTGTACGCACGGCGTAACTTCGGCCCGGAAAAGGTCGCTCGGGACATTCTGCGCGCAGTGGAAAAGAACATCGCGGTGCAACCGTCCACTCCGGAAGCGAAGGTGGCGTATGTCCTTTCGCGACTGACGCCCGGACTGCTGCGTGCGGCGGCGAAGCTGGACGTCACGCCGTGA
- a CDS encoding TetR/AcrR family transcriptional regulator, producing MTPQARRADLIASALDLFGSRAPELVTVDDIIAHAGVSRPLFYRYFRSLRELQVQALRTVTDGLVDGLATLEEGPPEVRVRAAVRGLIDVVAHYRAGYVALLRSGSVIATSETDAAIDEVRNRAVTLILESLGIAEPSALVLLTLRCWTAVVEGALLSWLQEGTVPREELDGWLVDQLTAMLATTKARER from the coding sequence ATGACCCCGCAGGCCCGGCGCGCCGACCTGATCGCCTCGGCGCTGGACTTGTTCGGCAGCCGGGCTCCGGAACTGGTCACAGTGGACGACATCATCGCGCACGCCGGGGTGTCGCGGCCGCTGTTCTACCGCTACTTCCGAAGCCTGCGCGAACTGCAGGTGCAGGCGCTGCGCACGGTGACCGACGGGCTCGTCGACGGGCTGGCGACGCTGGAGGAAGGTCCGCCGGAAGTGCGGGTGCGCGCAGCCGTGCGTGGTCTCATCGACGTCGTCGCGCACTACCGGGCGGGCTATGTCGCCCTGTTGCGCAGTGGTTCCGTCATCGCGACGTCGGAAACCGACGCGGCGATCGACGAGGTGCGCAACCGTGCGGTGACGCTGATCCTCGAGTCGCTGGGAATCGCCGAGCCTTCGGCTCTCGTGCTGCTCACGTTGCGCTGCTGGACCGCCGTGGTGGAAGGCGCACTGCTGTCGTGGCTGCAGGAAGGCACTGTGCCGCGCGAAGAACTGGACGGCTGGCTGGTGGACCAGCTGACCGCCATGCTCGCCACGACCAAGGCCCGCGAACGCTGA
- a CDS encoding citrate synthase 2, translated as MTTSTTSKTEQADDGFRPGLEGVVAFHTEIAEPDRDGGALRYRGVDIEDLAGKVTFGDVWGLLVDGRFGQGLPPAEPFPLPVHTGDVRVDVQSALAMLAPIWGFQPLLDITDDQARDQLARASVMALSYIAQSARGLNEPAVPQARVDEASSITERFLVRWRGEPNPDHVKALDAYWVSAAEHGLNASTFTARVIASTGADVAASLSGAIGAMSGPLHGGAPARVLPMIEEVERTGDATGLVKGILDRKERLMGFGHRVYRAEDPRARVLRRTCKELGAERFEVAAALEQAALTELRERRPDHPIETNVEFWAAVILDFAQVPPQMMPSMFSSARTAGWAAHILEQKKTGRLVRPSAKYVGPAPRKPGDVEGWDSVTKH; from the coding sequence GTGACTACCTCCACGACCAGCAAGACCGAACAGGCCGACGACGGCTTCCGGCCGGGGCTCGAAGGCGTCGTCGCGTTCCACACCGAGATCGCCGAGCCCGATCGGGACGGCGGTGCGCTGCGTTACCGCGGCGTGGACATCGAGGACCTCGCGGGCAAGGTGACCTTCGGGGACGTATGGGGCCTGCTCGTCGACGGCCGGTTCGGACAGGGCCTTCCGCCCGCCGAGCCGTTCCCGCTCCCGGTGCACACCGGGGACGTCCGGGTCGACGTCCAGTCGGCGCTCGCCATGCTCGCGCCGATCTGGGGCTTCCAGCCGCTGCTCGACATCACCGACGACCAGGCCCGCGACCAGCTGGCCCGTGCCTCGGTGATGGCGCTGTCCTACATCGCCCAGTCCGCGCGCGGGCTGAACGAGCCCGCGGTGCCGCAGGCACGGGTGGACGAGGCGTCCTCGATCACCGAGCGGTTCCTCGTCCGCTGGCGCGGCGAGCCGAATCCGGACCACGTCAAGGCGCTCGACGCCTACTGGGTCTCGGCTGCCGAGCACGGGCTCAACGCGTCCACCTTCACCGCCCGCGTCATCGCCTCCACCGGCGCCGACGTGGCCGCCTCGCTCTCCGGCGCGATCGGCGCGATGTCCGGGCCGCTGCACGGCGGGGCGCCTGCCCGGGTGCTGCCGATGATCGAGGAGGTCGAACGCACCGGCGACGCGACCGGCCTGGTCAAGGGCATCCTCGACCGCAAGGAGCGGTTGATGGGCTTCGGTCACCGCGTCTACCGCGCGGAGGACCCGCGGGCCCGCGTGCTGCGCCGCACCTGCAAGGAACTGGGCGCGGAACGCTTCGAGGTCGCCGCCGCGCTGGAGCAGGCGGCGCTGACCGAGCTGCGGGAACGCCGCCCGGATCACCCGATCGAAACGAACGTGGAGTTCTGGGCCGCGGTGATCCTGGACTTCGCGCAGGTCCCGCCGCAGATGATGCCCTCGATGTTCTCCTCCGCCCGTACCGCGGGCTGGGCCGCGCACATCCTGGAGCAGAAGAAGACCGGCCGGCTCGTCCGTCCGTCGGCGAAGTACGTCGGACCGGCCCCGCGCAAGCCGGGCGACGTCGAAGGCTGGGACAGCGTCACCAAGCACTGA
- a CDS encoding TetR/AcrR family transcriptional regulator, which produces MARTYGGVPPERRRAERRERLLTAALELFTDHGFRRTRITQLCSRAAVSTRNFYEEFAGLEEVLRTLHDRINSLALRHVSAALDEVADADAMTRIARLLDVFVATVTVDPRMPRLNYVEAVGVSPELEAQHQVWVDRWAAFIETEVRRGAAAGLVPDRDYRLTAIALVGAATGLLREWQAHEPPLPVEEVSAELRALMLAAITRR; this is translated from the coding sequence GTGGCCCGTACGTACGGTGGCGTCCCACCCGAGCGCAGGCGAGCCGAGCGGCGGGAGCGGCTGCTGACCGCGGCACTCGAACTCTTCACCGACCACGGTTTCCGGCGGACGCGGATCACCCAGCTGTGCAGCCGGGCCGCGGTGTCCACGCGGAACTTCTACGAGGAGTTCGCCGGCCTCGAAGAAGTACTGCGCACCCTGCACGACCGGATCAACTCGCTCGCGCTGCGGCACGTCTCCGCCGCGCTGGACGAGGTCGCCGACGCCGACGCGATGACCCGGATCGCCCGGCTGCTGGACGTGTTCGTGGCCACCGTGACCGTCGACCCCCGGATGCCGCGGCTCAACTACGTGGAAGCGGTCGGGGTGAGCCCGGAGCTGGAAGCACAGCACCAGGTCTGGGTCGACCGCTGGGCCGCTTTCATCGAGACCGAGGTCCGCCGGGGCGCGGCCGCCGGCCTCGTGCCCGACCGTGACTACCGGCTGACCGCGATCGCTCTCGTCGGCGCCGCGACCGGGCTGCTGCGCGAATGGCAGGCGCACGAGCCGCCGCTGCCGGTCGAAGAGGTGAGCGCGGAGCTGCGGGCGCTGATGCTCGCCGCGATCACCCGTCGGTGA
- the pdxH gene encoding pyridoxamine 5'-phosphate oxidase — MTPEIDEAADVTDAVVRLPGMRVAYDGAPFDESALASTWTEQLQSWLSQAVSEGLAEPNAMVLATADAEGRPSSRTVLCKGLDERGVVFYTNYTSAKSHDLTATRYASVTFPWYPLHRQVTVRGEVEKVGAEETAAYWAQRPRGSQLGAWASPQSRVVDGRRALDNALRTVERRFGEVDRIPAPPHWGGWRVRPDFVEFWQGREDRMHDRLRFHRTHDGWHVERLAP; from the coding sequence ATGACACCGGAGATCGACGAGGCGGCCGACGTGACGGACGCGGTCGTGCGCCTGCCCGGCATGCGGGTGGCCTACGACGGCGCGCCGTTCGACGAGTCGGCGCTGGCCTCGACGTGGACCGAGCAGCTGCAGAGCTGGCTGAGCCAGGCGGTCTCCGAGGGACTCGCCGAGCCCAACGCGATGGTGCTGGCCACCGCCGACGCCGAGGGCAGGCCCTCCTCCCGCACCGTGCTGTGCAAGGGACTCGACGAGCGCGGCGTGGTGTTCTACACCAACTACACCTCGGCCAAGAGCCACGACCTCACCGCGACGCGCTACGCCTCGGTGACTTTCCCCTGGTACCCGCTGCACCGCCAGGTCACCGTGCGTGGCGAGGTGGAGAAGGTCGGCGCCGAGGAGACGGCCGCCTACTGGGCCCAGCGCCCGCGCGGGTCGCAGCTCGGGGCCTGGGCCTCGCCGCAGTCGCGGGTGGTCGACGGCCGCCGGGCGCTGGACAACGCGCTGCGCACGGTCGAACGCCGGTTCGGCGAGGTCGACCGGATTCCGGCGCCGCCGCACTGGGGTGGCTGGCGGGTCCGCCCCGACTTCGTGGAGTTCTGGCAGGGCCGCGAGGACCGGATGCACGACCGTCTCCGCTTCCACCGCACACACGACGGCTGGCACGTGGAGCGCCTCGCCCCCTGA
- a CDS encoding MFS transporter — translation MSSERGSSPPRSGARKLLGRIIVDTRPLKIPAFRRLWMSTAVTAVGSQLTAVAVPKQLFDLTGSSGYVGLSGAVALVPLLVFGLWGGAIADAVDRRKLLLITNVGVTITSALLWLQAFTGVHSVWLVLGLLAANQAFFAINMPTRGAVVARLVPAALLPSANALNTTMSTFGAVFGPLFGGALIPVIGLSTLYLVDVCALLITLLAVWRLPAIPPLGDTSRGAGLRSVIDGFRYLATRKVLLASFVADIIAMVAGMPRALVPEMAERTFGDPPGGGPALGLLYAALPAGAMLIGLFSGWLHRVYRHGVAVVVSICLWGAAVAAFGLAHSLWLAVVFMALAGAADMVSAVYRQAILQTATTDEMRGRLQGVFTVVVAGGPRIADLTHGWAAAAWGTAVTATGGGLLVIVLVLAAMLVLPAFWRYRAPAEEDDVAATA, via the coding sequence GTGAGTTCTGAACGGGGGTCGTCGCCGCCCCGCAGCGGAGCCCGGAAGCTTCTCGGCCGGATTATCGTCGACACGCGTCCGCTCAAGATCCCGGCCTTCCGGCGGCTCTGGATGTCGACCGCGGTCACCGCGGTCGGTTCGCAGCTGACCGCGGTCGCGGTACCCAAACAACTCTTCGACCTGACCGGCTCGTCCGGCTATGTCGGCCTCAGCGGCGCGGTGGCGCTCGTGCCGCTGCTCGTGTTCGGCCTCTGGGGTGGCGCGATCGCGGACGCGGTCGACCGGCGCAAGCTGCTGCTGATCACCAACGTCGGCGTCACGATCACCTCGGCGCTGCTGTGGCTGCAGGCCTTCACCGGGGTCCACTCGGTGTGGCTGGTGCTCGGGCTGCTGGCCGCCAACCAGGCGTTCTTCGCGATCAACATGCCCACCCGCGGCGCGGTCGTCGCACGGCTCGTGCCGGCTGCGCTGCTGCCCTCGGCGAACGCGCTGAACACCACGATGTCCACCTTCGGCGCGGTGTTCGGCCCGCTGTTCGGCGGCGCGCTGATCCCGGTGATCGGCCTGTCCACGCTGTACCTGGTGGATGTCTGTGCCCTGCTGATCACGCTGCTCGCGGTGTGGCGGCTGCCCGCCATCCCGCCGCTCGGCGACACGTCGCGGGGTGCCGGGCTGCGCTCGGTGATCGACGGTTTCCGTTACCTGGCCACGAGAAAGGTCCTGCTCGCGTCGTTCGTGGCGGACATCATCGCGATGGTCGCCGGGATGCCGCGGGCACTGGTCCCGGAAATGGCCGAACGCACCTTCGGCGACCCGCCCGGCGGCGGCCCGGCGCTCGGACTGCTCTACGCGGCGCTGCCGGCCGGCGCCATGCTGATCGGGCTGTTCTCCGGCTGGCTGCACCGGGTGTACCGGCACGGCGTCGCGGTGGTCGTGTCGATCTGCTTGTGGGGTGCCGCGGTCGCGGCCTTCGGGCTCGCCCATTCGCTGTGGCTCGCGGTGGTGTTCATGGCGCTCGCCGGTGCGGCCGACATGGTCAGCGCGGTGTACCGCCAGGCGATCCTGCAGACGGCGACCACCGACGAGATGCGCGGGCGGCTTCAGGGCGTGTTCACCGTGGTGGTCGCGGGTGGCCCGCGTATCGCCGACCTCACGCACGGCTGGGCGGCGGCCGCCTGGGGCACCGCCGTCACGGCCACCGGCGGCGGACTGCTGGTGATCGTCCTGGTCCTGGCGGCGATGCTGGTGCTCCCGGCGTTCTGGCGCTACCGGGCCCCCGCCGAGGAGGACGACGTCGCCGCCACCGCGTGA
- a CDS encoding DUF3558 family protein, whose product MRALPIALLVAAAALAACSSGDQQAAAPQPSSSAPASSSSAPAGKPGKTGDTCSLLSANEVGKAINIPGVTAKTGPTEANANNGGKATSCEYLVGDKQAGALAVTRYEGRQAKPADMIAAIKKAKAGAVDVPGFPDGAVYYLDGRKTATLAAAKVANGVPVLVNYTGPAKMTQQMMVPLVHTAVTGA is encoded by the coding sequence ATGCGTGCCTTACCGATCGCGTTGCTGGTCGCCGCCGCCGCTCTCGCCGCCTGTTCCTCGGGTGATCAGCAGGCCGCCGCTCCCCAGCCGTCGTCGTCCGCCCCGGCGTCCTCGTCGTCCGCTCCGGCCGGAAAGCCGGGGAAGACCGGGGACACCTGCTCGCTGCTGTCCGCGAACGAGGTGGGCAAGGCGATCAACATTCCCGGCGTGACCGCGAAGACCGGGCCGACCGAGGCCAACGCGAACAACGGCGGCAAGGCCACCAGCTGTGAGTACCTGGTCGGCGACAAGCAGGCCGGCGCGCTCGCGGTGACCCGGTACGAGGGGCGCCAGGCCAAGCCCGCGGACATGATCGCCGCGATCAAGAAGGCCAAGGCCGGTGCGGTGGACGTGCCTGGCTTCCCGGACGGCGCGGTGTACTACCTGGACGGCCGGAAGACCGCCACGCTCGCCGCCGCGAAGGTCGCGAACGGCGTCCCGGTGCTCGTCAACTACACCGGCCCGGCCAAGATGACGCAGCAGATGATGGTCCCGTTGGTGCACACCGCCGTCACCGGAGCCTGA